From the Manihot esculenta cultivar AM560-2 chromosome 3, M.esculenta_v8, whole genome shotgun sequence genome, one window contains:
- the LOC122723370 gene encoding glycine-rich cell wall structural protein-like — MGYIWVVHALLLCHFIVLGVADRVSGDDKDDKHLFFHRPFLGGGGLGHGIYKKGFKHFGGGTGGGGGFGGGVGGGGGLGGGGGLGGGGGLGGGGGGGLGGGGGIGGGIGHGGGLGGGIGHGGGLGGGGGLGGGAGGGIGGGIGGGGGLGGGQGGGLGGGAGGGLGGGHGGGLGGGGGLGGGMGGGAGGGLGGGGGLGGGAGGGLGGGGGAGGGIGGGAGGGLGGGGGLGGGAGGGLGGGGGAGGGIGGGAGGGAGGGAGGGGGLGGGGGAGGGFGVGGGFGKGGGVGGGVGAGGGFGGGFGAGGGGGGGFGGGGGFGAGGGGGH; from the coding sequence ATGGGTTATATTTGGGTTGTGCATGctctcttgctgtgtcatttcATTGTGCTGGGTGTGGCTGATCGTGTTAGTGGCGATGATAAAGATGATAAACACTTGTTTTTTCATCGCCCTTTTTTGGGTGGTGGAGGCCTAGGCCATGGCATTTATAAGAAAGGGTTTAAACATTTTGGTGGTGGCACTGGTGGAGGTGGTGGTTTTGGTGGTGGAGTAGGAGGAGGAGGGGGTCTAGGTGGAGGTGGTGGGTTAGGTGGCGGTGGAGGCCTtggtggtggtgggggtggAGGTCTAGGTGGCGGTGGTGGTATTGGGGGTGGCATAGGACACGGTGGTGGTCTAGGGGGTGGTATTGGACATGGTGGTGGCCTAGGAGGTGGTGGAGGACTAGGAGGAGGAGCTGGTGGAGGTATAGGTGGTGGCATAGGGGGCGGGGGTGGCCTAGGTGGTGGACAAGGTGGTGGCCTAGGAGGAGGAGCTGGTGGAGGTTTAGGGGGTGGACATGGAGGGGGTTTAGGGGGTGGTGGTGGTCTAGGTGGTGGCATGGGAGGGGGAGCTGGTGGAGGTTTAGGTGGTGGCGGGGGACTAGGAGGGGGAGCTGGTGGAGGCCTAGGGGGTGGAGGTGGAGCAGGTGGAGGTATTGGAGGTGGAGCTGGTGGAGGTTTAGGTGGTGGCGGGGGACTAGGAGGGGGAGCTGGTGGAGGCCTAGGGGGTGGAGGTGGAGCAGGTGGAGGTATTGGAGGTGGAGCTGGTGGAGGGGCAGGAGGTGGcgcaggtggtggtggaggactTGGAGGGGGTGGTGGGGCGGGAGGAGGGTTTGGAGTTGGTGGAGGTTTTGGCAAAGGAGGCGGTGTTGGTGGTGGAGTAGGGGCAGGTGGTGGATTTGGGGGAGGATTCGGTGccggtggtggtggtgggggtgggtttggtggtggaggtggtttTGGAGCTGGAGGTGGTGGCGGCCACTAG